From the Scophthalmus maximus strain ysfricsl-2021 chromosome 11, ASM2237912v1, whole genome shotgun sequence genome, one window contains:
- the LOC118297412 gene encoding segment polarity protein dishevelled homolog DVL-3 isoform X4, translating to MIEELPVRLSERYNFLSVRLSERYNFLSVRLSERYNFLSVRLSERYNFLSVRLSERYNFLSVRLSERYNFLSVRLSERYNFLSVRLSERYNFLSVRLSERYNFLSVLLSERYNFLSVRLSERYNFLSVRLSERYNFLSVRLSERYNFLSVRLSERYNFLSVYLSERYNFLGISIVGQSNDRGDGGIYIGSIMKGGAVAADGRIEPGDMLLQVNDVNFENMSNDDAVRVLRDVVHKPGDVTLTVAKCWDPNPRSCFTLTRSEPVRPIDPAAWVSHTAAMTGSLLPHYGVQEYRPLTIHSDISAIVRAMANPESGLEVRDRMWLKITIPNAFIVHIMKPNPPDRPLVSGCSTGSDVVDWLHRSVDGFSDRRDARKFAGNLLRDGHIRHTVNKVTFSEQCYYVFADVCGGVGVMSLLDHEGGGSDSEPQWPPSFPYQYPVPVPVPVPVPLRQLPPRAGGGGGGGRGSQHSEGSRSSESNCSDGPKVEGGGAGQSETTKHLATESPACDNTRQPPTSITGLHSNIDLKDSPPSEDTETAGSRQSFRLALGNPSDFFVDVM from the exons ATGATTGAGGAACTTCCTGTCCGTCTCTCAGAGAGGTataacttcctgtctgtccgtctctcagaGAGGTATAACttcctgtccgtccgtctctcagAGAGGTATAACttcctgtccgtccgtctctcagAGAGGTataacttcctgtctgtccgtctctcagaGAGGTATAACttcctgtccgtccgtctctcagAGAGGTATAACttcctgtccgtccgtctctcagAGAGGTATAACttcctgtccgtccgtctctcagAGAGGTATAACttcctgtccgtccgtctctcagAGAGGTATAACTTCCTGTCCGTCCTTCTCTCAGAGAGGTATAACttcctgtccgtccgtctctcagAGAGGTATAACttcctgtccgtccgtctctcagAGAGGTATAACttcctgtccgtccgtctctcagAGAGGTATAACttcctgtccgtccgtctctcagAGAGGTATAACTTCCTGTCCGTCTATCTCTCAGAGAGGTATAACTTCCTGGGGATCAGTATCGTTGGTCAGAGTAAcgacagaggagatggaggaatTTATATCGGCTCCATCATGAAGGGAGGAGCAGTGGCAGCAGACGGACGCATCGAGCCTGGAGACATGTTACTGCAG GTGAACGACGTCAACTTTGAAAACATGAGTAATGACGACGCTGTACGAGTCCTGAGAGACGTCGTCCACAAACCAGG TGACGTGACGTTGACCGTGGCGAAGTGTTGGGATCCGAACCCTCGGAGTTGCTTTACGTTGACGAGaa GTGAACCGGTGCGTCCCATCGACCCCGCCGCCTGGGTGTCTCACACCGCCGCCATGACAGGCAGCCTCCTCCCACACTACG GTGTCCAAGAGTACCGCCCCCTCACCATCCACAGTGACATATCAGCTATTGTCCGGGCGATGGCCAATCCCGAGTCAGGCCTGGAGGTTCGGGACAGGATGTGGTTAAAGATCACGATCCCCAACGCCTTCATCG ttcacatcatgaagccaaatcctcctgatcgccccctggtgtctggctgcagtacag GTTCGGACGTGGTCGACTGGCTCCACCGCAGCGTTGACGGTTTCTCCGACCGCCGCGATGCCCGAAAGTTTGCAGGGAACCTTCTGAGGGACGGACACATCCGCCACACGGTCAACAAGGTCACGTTCTCCGAGCAGTGCTACTACGTGTTCGCAGACGTGTGTGGAG GTGTGGGAGTGATGTCGCTGCTCGATCATGAGGGAGGAGGATCAGACTCTGAGCCCCAGTGGCCCCCATCCTTCCCCTACCAGTACcctgtccccgtccccgtccccgtccccgtccccctccGGCAGCTGCCGCCccgggcaggaggaggaggaggaggaggaagaggaagtcaGCACAGTGAAG GAAGTCGCAGCAGCGAATCAAACTGTAGCGATGGTCCAaaggtggaaggaggaggagccggccaatcagagacTACCAAACACCTTGCGACGGAGTCGCCCGCTTGCGACAACACCCGGCAACCCCCGACTTCCATCACTGGTCTCCATAGTAACATAGACTTAAAGGACTCGCCGCCGTCTGAGGACACTGAGACCGCCGGCTCCAGACAGTCCTTCCGCCTGGCCCTGGGAAACCCCAGTGATTTCTTTGTGGATGTCATGTGA